A window of the Cheilinus undulatus linkage group 21, ASM1832078v1, whole genome shotgun sequence genome harbors these coding sequences:
- the dctn5 gene encoding dynactin subunit 5 has translation MELSEILYNKAEYIETASGNKVSRQSVLCGSQNIVLNGKTIVMNDCIIRGDLANVRVGRHCVVKSRSVIRPPFKKFSKGVAFFPLHIGDHVFIEEDCVVNAAQIGSYVHIGKNCVIGRRCVLKDCCKILDNTVLPPETVVPPFTVFSGCPGLFSGELPECTQDLMIDVTKSYYQKFLPLSQI, from the exons ATGGAGTTGTCTGAAATACTGTACAACAAAGCGGAGTACATAGAAACG GCTTCTGGGAACAAAGTGAGCAGACAGTCAGTGCTGTGTGGGAGTCAAAACATCGTCCTCAATGGCAAA ACTATAGTGATGAATGACTGCATCATCAGAGGAGACCTGGCTAATGTGAGGGTGGGCAGACACTGTGTTGTGAAGAGCCGGAGCGTCATTAGACCACCTTTCAAAAAGTTCAGCAAAGG AGTGGCGTTCTTCCCTCTGCACATTGGAGACCACGTCTTCATCGAGGAGGACTGTGTGGTCAATGCAGCGCAGATCGGTTCCTACGTCCACATTGGGAAGAACTGTGTCATA gGTCGTCGTTGTGTGCTGAAGGACTGCTGTAAGATCTTAGACAACACCGTGCTCCCTCCTGAGACTGTGGTGCCACCGttcactgtcttctctggatGCCCAG GTTTATTTTCAGGGGAGCTTCCAGAGTGCACACAGGACCTGATGATTGACGTCACAAAGAGTTACTACCAGAAGTTTCTGCCCCTCAGTCAGATCTAA